A single region of the Mesotoga sp. BH458_6_3_2_1 genome encodes:
- the trmFO gene encoding methylenetetrahydrofolate--tRNA-(uracil(54)-C(5))-methyltransferase (FADH(2)-oxidizing) TrmFO has protein sequence MRINVIGGGLAGSEAALSLANYGNEVVLYEMRPAKNTEVHHTGNFAELVCSNSLKSESLENASGLLKEEGCKLGSQLLQIANHHRVPAGKALAVNRETFAEEVSSRIENHPLIKIKRQEICTLSLDESVNIVCTGPLTSGCFEEFLVELFGDSLFFFDAVAPIVAADSVDFSRAFVADRYALDGDYVNCPLSREDYEVFWKELVMAEVAEVENFTDRFLFERCQPFEEIARSGIDALRYGPMKPVGLIEPDTGKEPYAVVQLRKENISGSLLGIVGFQTRLKWNEQKRILSLIPALRAVEVVRYGVMHRNTFLDSPRLLNPDLQSKIKRGLFFAGQISGLEGYVEAIVSGRIVAMNVNRFVRGCETLIPPSDTMIGGLIHHVTVSGRSPLKPVYANFGLLPEIKIRNRREKNRVKVIRAQEEMQRFLEGVEK, from the coding sequence ATGAGAATAAATGTTATTGGGGGAGGGCTTGCCGGTTCTGAAGCTGCGCTCAGCCTCGCCAATTATGGGAATGAAGTGGTTCTTTACGAGATGAGGCCGGCTAAGAATACTGAGGTTCATCACACGGGTAACTTTGCGGAACTAGTTTGCAGTAACTCGTTGAAATCGGAATCTCTGGAAAACGCATCGGGGTTGCTCAAAGAAGAAGGGTGTAAGTTGGGATCTCAACTTCTTCAAATTGCCAATCATCACAGAGTCCCTGCAGGAAAGGCGCTCGCAGTGAATCGGGAGACATTTGCTGAAGAAGTCTCCAGTAGAATAGAAAACCATCCTTTGATCAAAATCAAAAGACAGGAGATCTGTACGCTTTCCCTAGATGAATCGGTTAATATCGTCTGTACTGGCCCTCTTACTTCCGGTTGTTTCGAAGAGTTTCTTGTTGAGCTGTTTGGAGATTCGCTATTCTTTTTTGATGCAGTTGCTCCAATAGTTGCTGCAGACTCAGTTGATTTTTCGCGGGCGTTTGTCGCCGATCGATATGCATTGGACGGTGACTATGTGAATTGTCCGCTTTCCAGAGAGGATTATGAGGTTTTCTGGAAAGAACTGGTGATGGCGGAAGTGGCAGAGGTTGAGAATTTCACAGATCGTTTTCTCTTTGAACGCTGTCAACCTTTTGAAGAGATTGCTCGAAGCGGAATCGATGCGCTTCGATACGGTCCTATGAAGCCTGTCGGATTGATCGAGCCCGATACTGGTAAAGAACCGTATGCAGTCGTGCAACTCAGGAAGGAAAATATTTCCGGTTCCTTATTAGGCATTGTTGGCTTTCAAACAAGACTCAAGTGGAATGAACAGAAGAGAATTCTCTCACTTATACCTGCCCTCAGAGCCGTTGAGGTTGTTAGGTACGGGGTAATGCACAGGAACACATTTCTCGACTCGCCGAGGCTCTTGAACCCAGATCTACAATCTAAGATCAAGAGGGGGTTGTTCTTCGCAGGACAGATCAGTGGCCTCGAGGGATACGTTGAGGCTATAGTCTCCGGTAGGATTGTGGCGATGAATGTAAATCGTTTTGTTCGTGGTTGCGAAACCCTTATCCCCCCCAGTGATACTATGATAGGCGGATTGATACATCATGTCACAGTCTCGGGCAGAAGTCCTCTGAAACCTGTGTATGCGAATTTCGGTTTGCTTCCCGAAATCAAAATAAGGAACAGGAGAGAAAAGAACAGAGTGAAGGTAATTAGAGCGCAAGAGGAAATGCAACGCTTCCTGGAAGGGGTGGAGAAATGA
- a CDS encoding type I phosphomannose isomerase catalytic subunit, producing the protein MILISEPVFSPRPWGDQNLNRLYGIPSKEPIGEVWLLSDIENMKTGLTADSTTVYPESIVEELVGHALPRFPLMVKYISANEWLSVQVHPDDELAKLNEGEPWGKSECWYFLGEGQVLAGMKEREKSIHDIREKDLNHIHLRRGDLLSLPAGIVHAIGPGSKLIEIQQNSDITYRLFDWNRGRELNLDRALNVSKPFLMPKLEEKMNHFEWEYFSIEKTCSFSGKGICITIGDKPSLYVVIDDLFEMDTEFLAVTLGPFWGGAI; encoded by the coding sequence ATGATTCTTATCAGTGAGCCGGTTTTTTCGCCAAGACCTTGGGGAGACCAGAACTTGAACAGACTTTACGGCATTCCTTCAAAGGAACCCATTGGTGAGGTCTGGCTTCTGTCTGATATTGAAAACATGAAAACGGGCTTGACTGCGGACTCGACAACAGTTTATCCAGAGAGTATTGTGGAGGAATTAGTAGGACATGCTTTGCCGAGATTTCCACTGATGGTTAAGTACATCTCCGCCAATGAATGGCTATCAGTGCAGGTCCATCCCGACGATGAACTTGCTAAACTCAATGAAGGAGAGCCTTGGGGGAAAAGCGAGTGCTGGTACTTCCTTGGGGAAGGCCAGGTTCTTGCGGGAATGAAGGAAAGAGAAAAGTCAATTCATGATATCAGGGAAAAAGACCTGAATCATATTCACCTGAGACGAGGAGATCTTTTGTCCCTGCCTGCCGGCATTGTACATGCAATAGGACCCGGTTCGAAGCTCATAGAGATTCAGCAAAACAGCGATATTACTTACAGGCTCTTTGACTGGAACAGGGGGCGGGAACTAAACCTCGATAGAGCATTAAATGTTAGCAAACCCTTTCTCATGCCAAAGCTTGAGGAGAAAATGAATCATTTCGAGTGGGAGTATTTCTCAATCGAGAAGACTTGTTCTTTCTCCGGAAAGGGAATCTGTATAACAATCGGAGATAAGCCTAGTTTATACGTTGTTATTGATGACCTATTCGAGATGGACACAGAGTTTCTTGCGGTTACTTTGGGGCCGTTCTGGGGTGGGGCTATATGA
- a CDS encoding histone deacetylase family protein encodes MKELEDGIWIENPDKPERIEAIRSALESSGFQIKEPRDYHCSHVYQVHTPEYVEWLKEKSLSVSKDREYFPEVFGYDKLFDTGTPVTSGCYLGALASVSTALNAVDSILESESVSYALCRPPGHHAGISTGGGYCYFNNAAIAARYYQKHTRGFVAILDVDFHHGNGTQEIFYYDDTVFYVSIHGDPKIFYPWISGNPWEIGSDSGEGFNMNFPLAGGTEGPEYMRTLSKALQEIDDFAPDLLIISLGIDGHKNDGIGHFNLNDEDFSMMGRLIGEIDVQKLIVQEGGYNPVANSSSVLNFLHTIR; translated from the coding sequence ATGAAAGAGCTTGAAGATGGGATTTGGATTGAAAATCCAGACAAACCGGAGAGAATTGAGGCAATTCGGAGTGCTCTGGAATCGTCTGGATTCCAGATTAAGGAACCGCGTGACTACCATTGTTCTCATGTATACCAGGTTCATACACCTGAATATGTAGAATGGTTAAAAGAAAAGAGTCTATCTGTATCAAAAGACAGAGAATACTTTCCAGAGGTTTTTGGGTATGATAAGCTTTTTGACACAGGTACCCCAGTCACTTCGGGCTGCTATCTTGGAGCCCTAGCATCCGTCTCCACAGCCCTGAATGCTGTAGATTCTATTCTTGAAAGCGAAAGTGTATCCTATGCGCTATGCAGACCGCCTGGACATCATGCTGGAATATCGACTGGCGGAGGTTATTGCTACTTCAACAACGCGGCAATTGCTGCCAGGTATTACCAGAAGCACACGAGGGGTTTTGTTGCGATTCTGGATGTTGATTTTCATCATGGCAATGGTACCCAGGAGATTTTTTATTATGACGACACAGTCTTCTATGTTTCAATCCATGGTGATCCAAAGATATTTTATCCGTGGATAAGCGGTAATCCATGGGAGATAGGTTCAGATTCTGGAGAAGGGTTTAACATGAATTTTCCGCTTGCCGGCGGGACAGAAGGTCCTGAATACATGCGCACACTTTCAAAGGCTCTTCAGGAGATAGATGACTTTGCTCCAGACTTGCTCATTATTTCCTTGGGAATTGACGGCCACAAGAACGACGGCATTGGCCACTTCAATTTGAATGATGAAGACTTCTCAATGATGGGAAGGCTCATCGGTGAAATTGATGTTCAGAAACTGATAGTTCAGGAAGGCGGGTATAATCCAGTTGCCAACTCGTCCTCTGTTCTGAACTTCCTTCACACAATAAGATGA
- the thyX gene encoding FAD-dependent thymidylate synthase yields MRIDVLDKGFVELVDRMGDDYSAVQAARTSYGKGLTNKERDDRLIHYLMKNGHHSPFEHIVFKFHLKLPIFVMRQLVRHRIASINERSGRYTEFAEEWYLPSEIRTPDKDNRQGSVVSDDPTLNRTAIEIINKAYKNSFDAYSKLLEIGVAREVARVVLPTSMYTEAYWTINVRSMMNFLNQRADSHAQEEIQQYAIAIAEILETSCPVTFDAFIQHNYTGDLLNKEVKG; encoded by the coding sequence ATGAGGATTGATGTTCTTGATAAAGGTTTTGTTGAGCTAGTGGATCGGATGGGTGACGACTATTCTGCGGTCCAAGCTGCGAGAACTAGCTACGGCAAGGGATTAACAAACAAAGAGAGAGACGATCGCCTAATCCACTATCTTATGAAGAACGGTCATCATTCTCCCTTTGAACACATTGTGTTTAAGTTCCATTTGAAACTTCCAATCTTTGTGATGAGACAGCTTGTTCGACATAGGATAGCATCTATCAACGAGCGGAGTGGTAGATATACAGAGTTCGCAGAAGAATGGTATCTGCCGAGCGAAATAAGAACTCCCGACAAAGACAACAGGCAGGGTTCTGTTGTTAGTGACGACCCAACGCTGAATAGAACGGCGATCGAGATTATCAACAAAGCCTATAAGAACTCCTTTGATGCTTATTCTAAGCTTCTTGAAATTGGAGTTGCGAGAGAGGTGGCAAGGGTTGTTCTACCAACTTCAATGTACACAGAAGCTTACTGGACTATAAACGTCAGGTCGATGATGAACTTCCTCAACCAGAGGGCAGATTCACATGCGCAAGAGGAAATTCAGCAGTATGCAATCGCAATTGCAGAGATTCTTGAGACCAGCTGTCCTGTGACGTTTGATGCCTTTATTCAGCACAACTACACAGGTGATCTTCTCAACAAGGAGGTTAAGGGATGA
- a CDS encoding epoxyqueuosine reductase QueH: MNLLHVCCAPDLVSAVVKRAELRQSELFFYNPNIFPGEEFLRRYDALRKVCEKMALDLPEQHYFSEDFSDILDSFGAEQEGGARCTKCIELRLRKTACLAKSIGASSFTTTLLASPRKSIGQITLIGEKLAAEFDIEFISGNFRAERDELRDLLKGVYRQSYCGCLPSKNEAIRKREIKDSKDRERLEKDFKRFVDLWDFRGNVIPRSRIGLKEISDLKEIIAIVKPSALFDDIRDTELGDRRWLKTGSYNCRIIREKE; this comes from the coding sequence TTGAACCTACTTCATGTTTGCTGCGCGCCTGATCTTGTGAGTGCTGTTGTGAAGAGAGCGGAACTCAGACAATCCGAGCTATTCTTCTATAATCCCAATATCTTCCCAGGTGAAGAATTCCTCAGGAGATACGATGCTTTGAGAAAGGTATGCGAGAAAATGGCTCTTGATCTCCCGGAACAACATTACTTTTCCGAAGATTTCTCAGATATTCTCGATTCATTTGGTGCCGAGCAGGAAGGCGGTGCGAGATGCACAAAATGCATAGAACTCAGACTTAGGAAGACCGCTTGCTTAGCAAAATCGATTGGTGCTTCGAGTTTTACTACAACGCTTCTGGCGAGTCCCAGGAAGTCAATCGGCCAAATAACTTTGATAGGAGAGAAGTTAGCCGCAGAGTTTGATATTGAGTTTATTTCCGGCAATTTTCGAGCGGAGAGAGATGAGTTAAGAGATCTCCTAAAAGGAGTTTACAGGCAGAGTTACTGCGGTTGTCTGCCAAGCAAAAATGAAGCAATAAGGAAGAGAGAGATCAAGGATTCGAAAGATCGCGAAAGGCTTGAGAAAGATTTCAAGAGATTCGTCGATCTCTGGGATTTCAGAGGTAACGTGATCCCTCGCAGCAGGATTGGTCTGAAGGAGATTTCGGATTTGAAAGAGATAATTGCGATAGTCAAACCCTCCGCGCTTTTCGATGACATTCGAGACACTGAACTTGGGGATAGAAGATGGCTAAAGACTGGTAGCTATAATTGTCGAATAATCAGGGAGAAGGAGTAA
- a CDS encoding CBS domain-containing protein codes for MRKANILAERNVDDLLDKLRGLFADITAEDIMIKSVVTLSKDRTMWQAKELMRICKISGVPITDGDNQLEGIVSIEDIIVALEGNYITDSIEKHMTRDLITFSPETNLEMLIERFNRYRYGRFPVVDSNGKLLGIISKKDIIGAVLDKFRLIYVHDTRRREVLERSVDWFDKSLISGDYVEKTSADFVYHIDYTDIDTAGVGSAKLKSYLKTLTDDDTLIRRVSIACYEAEVNVVIHSGSEGYIFAWYDEDVARVRVEDYGRGIDNVEQAMKEGFSTASDHVRELGFGAGMGLPNMRRYSDKMVVVSEAGKGVVVEMHFYRNGRK; via the coding sequence TTGAGGAAGGCAAACATCTTGGCTGAAAGAAATGTTGATGACCTTCTTGATAAACTAAGGGGTTTATTCGCCGATATTACGGCAGAAGACATAATGATAAAAAGCGTTGTTACTCTCAGTAAGGATAGAACAATGTGGCAGGCTAAGGAGCTCATGAGAATCTGCAAGATTTCGGGTGTCCCCATTACCGATGGTGACAATCAGCTTGAAGGAATAGTCAGCATAGAAGATATAATTGTCGCTTTGGAAGGAAACTACATTACAGATTCAATAGAAAAACACATGACCAGGGACCTAATAACTTTCTCGCCGGAGACTAATCTTGAGATGTTAATTGAGCGATTCAACCGTTACAGGTACGGTAGATTTCCGGTAGTGGATTCTAACGGAAAGCTTCTCGGCATAATTTCCAAGAAGGACATAATCGGGGCGGTTCTTGACAAATTTAGGCTTATTTACGTTCACGACACGCGACGAAGGGAAGTGCTGGAAAGAAGCGTTGACTGGTTTGATAAGTCTTTGATTTCAGGTGACTATGTTGAAAAAACCAGTGCAGATTTCGTCTACCACATTGATTATACCGATATTGACACGGCGGGAGTCGGCTCTGCCAAGTTGAAGAGTTATTTGAAGACACTGACAGATGATGATACCCTCATAAGAAGGGTTTCGATTGCCTGTTACGAAGCTGAAGTCAACGTTGTAATCCATAGCGGAAGTGAAGGTTATATTTTTGCCTGGTACGATGAAGACGTTGCTAGAGTAAGGGTTGAGGATTATGGAAGAGGAATAGACAATGTTGAACAGGCGATGAAGGAAGGCTTCTCAACTGCTTCAGATCATGTTCGAGAACTTGGTTTTGGCGCTGGAATGGGTCTGCCAAACATGAGGAGATATTCGGACAAGATGGTTGTGGTCTCTGAAGCAGGAAAAGGGGTCGTCGTGGAAATGCACTTCTATCGGAATGGGAGGAAATGA
- a CDS encoding ATP-binding protein: MGLRTISDHILDIAQNAIDSGAKKAKLRIQEKRGNCFSFSVIDWGKGIPSESLEAVLDPFYTEKRKKVKFGLGLPMLKFAAEATGGRFSIDSKLGSGTEITASFLLSSVDCQPVGDIPSTLFAVITMNDDVDWTVERVLDEDGYKFSSSQFREALGNDCFTFPVKMKMILGILQEAEISLGGLSNVY, encoded by the coding sequence ATGGGACTAAGAACAATATCCGATCATATACTTGACATTGCTCAAAATGCAATAGATTCCGGAGCGAAAAAGGCTAAACTAAGAATCCAGGAGAAGAGAGGAAATTGCTTCTCTTTTTCAGTAATTGATTGGGGGAAGGGAATTCCTTCTGAATCTCTTGAGGCTGTCCTAGATCCCTTCTATACAGAGAAGAGAAAGAAAGTGAAATTCGGCCTTGGCCTCCCAATGCTGAAATTTGCAGCGGAGGCTACTGGCGGAAGATTCAGTATTGATTCAAAACTGGGATCTGGTACGGAGATAACCGCGTCTTTCTTGCTCTCCAGTGTGGATTGTCAGCCCGTGGGAGATATTCCCTCGACTCTATTTGCTGTAATTACTATGAATGATGATGTAGACTGGACAGTAGAGAGAGTTCTCGATGAAGATGGATATAAATTCTCTTCATCTCAGTTTCGAGAAGCTTTGGGGAACGACTGTTTCACTTTTCCAGTCAAAATGAAGATGATTCTAGGAATTCTTCAAGAGGCAGAAATATCACTGGGAGGTTTATCGAATGTCTACTAG
- a CDS encoding DNA-3-methyladenine glycosylase → MIEFSLSTTGRQIDLDSTLDCGQTFRWLKDGEWWKGVVRDTVLFLKENAEDIIVRSSSESLLGRDIYSGIEHYLGLEDDLQLIHSTLKERLRAFDLKVRVVSEKALAEASGLRILRQDSFEMVVEYILSTRNSIPMIRWMSDRLSELFPENRIDFCGESYYAFPSLSQLKEISAEALTDLKIGFRVPWLLKLFSEVETESYFSELSTLTVEEKLEELKKHDGIGYKVGSCVILFSYGELGAFPVDIWISRVMKDLFTFSGSTKKLMQFGMDSFSPYGGYYQEALFRYYRTHKLGRDLK, encoded by the coding sequence ATGATTGAATTTTCCTTGAGCACTACAGGACGGCAGATCGATCTTGATTCAACGCTAGATTGTGGTCAGACTTTTCGTTGGCTAAAAGACGGAGAGTGGTGGAAGGGTGTCGTACGTGATACTGTTCTCTTCTTGAAAGAGAATGCCGAGGACATCATAGTGAGATCCTCTTCAGAGTCTTTGCTGGGAAGAGATATCTACTCGGGGATTGAACACTATCTTGGTCTTGAAGATGATCTGCAGTTGATTCATTCAACTCTGAAAGAAAGACTTCGAGCTTTCGACTTGAAAGTCAGAGTTGTATCCGAAAAGGCTCTGGCTGAAGCTTCTGGGCTACGTATTCTCAGACAGGATTCATTTGAGATGGTTGTTGAATACATCCTTTCAACTCGCAACAGCATACCCATGATTCGCTGGATGAGCGATAGATTGTCTGAACTCTTTCCTGAGAACAGAATTGATTTCTGTGGAGAAAGCTACTATGCCTTTCCTTCGTTAAGTCAGCTGAAGGAAATTTCGGCAGAAGCTTTGACCGACCTGAAGATTGGCTTCAGAGTTCCATGGCTGTTGAAGCTCTTCTCAGAAGTAGAGACAGAATCTTACTTTTCAGAGCTTTCAACTCTGACAGTGGAAGAGAAGCTTGAAGAACTGAAAAAACATGATGGTATTGGTTACAAAGTGGGAAGTTGTGTAATTCTCTTTTCTTATGGCGAACTTGGTGCATTTCCGGTTGATATATGGATTAGCAGGGTTATGAAGGATTTGTTCACCTTCAGCGGTTCCACAAAGAAGCTTATGCAGTTTGGAATGGATTCGTTTTCGCCGTATGGAGGATACTATCAAGAAGCGCTCTTCAGATACTACAGAACTCATAAACTGGGAAGAGATCTTAAATGA
- a CDS encoding POTRA domain-containing protein, whose product MSTRRLFVIIALVLTSAFAAATMIPTRITILDNRVISDNEVLGMLNIQRGKEISDSEIRDALERVKSSGYFSDVYYSFDESSNLLSIQVKEYPVVDVVVAFDGPKVVEESVLESVSVIKSGKPMNPSRLMYDIPLTLEAIEAELSGNGYIEPFVKVDWETDKSRSDIFSGNISDRVKVTFKVKVSFLWEITIDAPISDDAKSYLASKLQINYLKKYYDTSILIRWINSKKKYVPKIEDINTVVQTIYSTYYANRNGHWGLDDFTYQAMIVTLNNALKSVRQVTLPEEVKESSALSMSITFTPVEYVKSDFSLRSVFVEGNVNLQKGEILRETGLIEGQKVDNEVATKAIQAVQDLYSDSGYPFMRIEPAIDEKIGFFSLKITEPLVRDVTVEFDGPKKTQDYLISEKIVIGKNKVLSLDELRNTYAFLNNTGYFSKVDIVPVPVGTDALDVNITLRETDKNNKIGGGGGWQNGLNLYLDLGLLNVWGYGQNISTTLSVTLPMPNNKEIVITNGATETTTRRPAFDATIGYSIPKIAGSRLDLDTAFKLKFTGFNTTVDSTDTLVEKSSQETEFMFSLTPIYNISPGQKVGFTAGYEYLMSESQVSTATKASTGTETGRLSESFDGLFTGLSYELTTRDDLMRPTMGSEYLAGLNVRGIFGKENKLFVSGYVEYRNFMSIGDPVLGFRIRTQQLFPLSPQGVFRSYLLSPDTFIRVRGSQSIGQNAYGVTVGSAQLRYPLTPEASSIPVDVVGFGDLLFYRNTSGGDVIGGNFLADFGLCLDISIPMIGLVRLGYGYNTYLADQSSTTGKPYYGTPFFGFGPAF is encoded by the coding sequence ATGTCTACTAGAAGACTGTTTGTAATTATTGCATTGGTTCTGACCTCTGCTTTTGCTGCAGCAACTATGATTCCCACAAGAATCACAATTCTTGACAACAGAGTGATCTCAGATAATGAGGTTCTTGGGATGTTGAACATTCAACGTGGTAAAGAGATCAGCGATTCCGAAATCAGAGATGCATTGGAAAGAGTAAAGAGCAGTGGCTATTTTTCCGACGTCTACTACTCCTTTGATGAATCCTCTAACCTTTTATCAATACAGGTTAAAGAGTATCCCGTGGTGGATGTTGTAGTTGCGTTCGATGGACCAAAAGTCGTTGAAGAATCTGTTCTGGAGTCTGTTTCAGTTATTAAAAGTGGCAAGCCTATGAATCCCTCCAGACTTATGTATGACATTCCGCTCACTTTGGAAGCCATTGAGGCTGAATTAAGCGGAAACGGTTACATAGAACCGTTTGTCAAAGTAGATTGGGAAACAGATAAGAGCAGATCAGACATCTTTTCCGGCAACATTTCTGACAGGGTGAAGGTAACCTTCAAAGTCAAAGTCTCCTTCCTCTGGGAAATTACGATAGATGCACCTATTTCCGATGACGCAAAATCCTATCTCGCTAGTAAGCTGCAGATAAATTACTTGAAGAAATATTACGATACCTCGATTCTTATAAGGTGGATTAATTCAAAGAAAAAGTACGTCCCCAAGATAGAAGACATAAACACAGTTGTTCAGACAATTTACAGTACTTACTACGCTAATCGAAATGGCCATTGGGGACTTGACGACTTTACTTACCAAGCAATGATCGTGACGTTGAACAATGCTTTGAAAAGCGTGAGGCAGGTAACCCTTCCTGAAGAGGTGAAGGAAAGCAGCGCGTTATCGATGAGCATAACCTTTACACCTGTAGAATATGTGAAGTCTGATTTCAGTCTTAGGAGCGTTTTTGTTGAAGGAAACGTCAATCTCCAAAAAGGCGAAATCCTTCGGGAGACCGGGCTTATCGAAGGTCAAAAGGTTGACAACGAAGTCGCAACGAAGGCTATCCAGGCTGTTCAGGATTTGTACAGCGACAGTGGGTATCCCTTCATGAGAATCGAGCCAGCAATCGATGAGAAGATAGGTTTCTTCAGTCTCAAGATTACGGAGCCGCTAGTCAGAGATGTCACGGTCGAGTTTGATGGTCCAAAGAAGACACAGGACTATCTGATTAGTGAGAAGATAGTTATAGGAAAGAACAAGGTCTTGTCCTTAGATGAACTTAGAAACACCTATGCGTTCTTGAACAACACAGGCTATTTTTCCAAAGTGGACATCGTTCCCGTACCTGTCGGTACGGATGCTCTCGACGTCAATATCACGCTCAGGGAAACCGATAAGAATAACAAAATTGGCGGCGGCGGAGGCTGGCAGAATGGACTGAATCTCTATCTGGACCTCGGCCTTCTCAATGTTTGGGGTTACGGTCAGAACATTTCAACTACTCTCAGCGTTACGCTTCCCATGCCTAATAATAAGGAAATAGTTATCACTAACGGTGCCACTGAAACAACTACTAGAAGACCTGCCTTTGATGCTACGATCGGTTATTCAATACCGAAAATCGCTGGCTCTCGTCTTGATCTTGATACAGCCTTCAAACTAAAATTTACCGGATTTAATACGACTGTCGATTCAACGGATACCCTGGTTGAAAAGTCATCGCAGGAAACTGAGTTCATGTTTTCCTTGACTCCTATCTACAATATCTCGCCAGGACAGAAAGTTGGATTCACTGCCGGCTATGAATACTTGATGTCCGAGAGTCAGGTTTCCACAGCGACCAAGGCATCAACCGGAACAGAGACAGGCAGACTATCCGAAAGTTTTGACGGTCTCTTCACCGGTTTGAGCTACGAACTTACGACTCGTGATGATCTTATGAGGCCGACGATGGGAAGCGAGTACCTTGCAGGGTTGAACGTCAGAGGGATATTTGGAAAGGAAAACAAGTTATTTGTATCAGGTTACGTAGAATATAGGAACTTCATGTCTATAGGAGATCCAGTTCTCGGATTCAGAATAAGAACTCAGCAGTTATTCCCTCTTTCTCCTCAGGGGGTCTTCAGGAGCTATTTGTTGAGCCCCGACACATTCATTAGGGTAAGAGGTTCACAGAGTATAGGTCAAAACGCGTACGGGGTAACCGTCGGTTCTGCGCAGTTAAGATATCCGCTTACGCCTGAAGCTTCATCAATACCAGTAGACGTTGTAGGGTTTGGCGATCTGCTTTTCTATCGCAATACCTCTGGTGGAGATGTTATTGGAGGTAACTTCCTTGCAGACTTCGGTCTCTGTTTGGATATCTCAATACCTATGATTGGACTAGTCAGACTGGGTTATGGATATAATACTTATCTGGCTGATCAAAGTTCGACGACTGGGAAGCCCTATTATGGAACACCCTTCTTTGGTTTCGGACCTGCCTTCTGA
- a CDS encoding iron-sulfur binding hydrogenase: MKLNELVQKCELRVITSLPLETDISDAYIGDLLSDVMGNAPSESIWLTVQSHLNILAVATIVGARAIVLCNGLHFEEATISKADETGVVLLESDETTFNLALKLMKSGLKG, translated from the coding sequence ATGAAGCTGAACGAACTAGTTCAAAAATGTGAACTCAGAGTGATCACAAGCTTACCTCTGGAGACAGACATATCAGACGCTTACATCGGAGATTTGCTTAGCGACGTAATGGGGAACGCCCCATCAGAGTCAATCTGGTTAACTGTTCAGTCTCATTTGAACATACTTGCTGTAGCCACAATTGTTGGAGCTAGAGCGATAGTTCTTTGTAATGGTCTGCATTTTGAGGAAGCTACGATAAGCAAAGCCGACGAGACAGGTGTTGTGCTTCTTGAAAGCGATGAAACGACCTTCAATCTTGCTTTGAAGCTAATGAAGAGTGGTTTGAAAGGTTGA
- a CDS encoding PHP domain-containing protein, whose amino-acid sequence MSFLCDFHIHSCLSPCADITMTPREIASVCVSKGIDWVSITDHNSAGNVRVFSKVLSRAGVSLIPGIEVHTVEDVHVLAYFPEVSLVEAFSDWIRRERLPHVSVDPEISGYQLFVDDDDSFTGVEEFWLGQPTTLSISETLEAVNDNGGISVMAHIDRKMGLITQLGVIPEEYREVPMEISFRRTLVEGFEARNILHSSDAHSLNVITPTVSISAKTRSFEEFRAAIFSFGRALEIIWD is encoded by the coding sequence TTGTCATTTCTTTGTGATTTTCATATTCATAGTTGCCTTTCTCCCTGTGCAGATATCACGATGACCCCTCGTGAGATAGCTTCAGTATGCGTATCGAAAGGGATCGATTGGGTTTCAATTACGGATCACAACAGTGCCGGGAATGTCAGGGTTTTCAGTAAAGTTCTGAGTAGAGCTGGAGTGTCTTTAATTCCTGGTATAGAAGTTCATACAGTTGAAGATGTTCATGTTTTGGCATATTTTCCAGAGGTTTCGCTAGTTGAGGCTTTTTCTGACTGGATTAGAAGGGAAAGGCTTCCGCATGTTTCTGTGGATCCAGAAATATCCGGTTATCAGTTGTTTGTTGATGATGATGATTCCTTTACCGGCGTGGAAGAATTCTGGCTTGGCCAACCAACTACTTTGAGCATTTCAGAAACTCTAGAAGCTGTTAATGATAACGGGGGTATATCAGTTATGGCTCATATTGACAGAAAGATGGGCCTTATAACTCAGCTCGGAGTTATTCCCGAGGAGTACAGAGAAGTACCGATGGAGATCTCTTTTAGAAGGACTTTAGTTGAAGGTTTTGAGGCAAGAAACATCCTTCACTCAAGTGATGCGCACAGTTTGAATGTAATCACACCCACTGTGTCCATTTCGGCGAAGACAAGGAGTTTTGAAGAGTTTAGGGCGGCGATTTTTTCGTTTGGAAGGGCGTTAGAAATAATATGGGACTAA